The Impatiens glandulifera unplaced genomic scaffold, dImpGla2.1, whole genome shotgun sequence genome includes the window acaataatttcttttcttatactctatttaattatttcaaacaatgtttctttaATGATTCTCTGAATATTAGTTTTGAAtgtttgatgtaagtgaacaagggttttgtttatttataggATGAATGCAGGTGTTgatatatatgcaggtttgcaatttcttcatcaaaaagggggaaattgttgggtcaaattattttgaccgtgtattgaaataatttaaccattgagattttgatgatgaaatgacttatgagttttgatgcaggtgtattgaaataatatttcataagacttggatctaatgagggtcattagaccgatttttggcattaaatgcatagaattagacgtacattctaactcaccggagttagacgtgtagactaatgaatgcatataattagacgtatagtccaACTaaacggagttagacatgtagtctaatgaatgcatagaattagacgtacagtctaactcattagagttagacgtgtagtctaatgaatgcatataattagacgtacagtctaactcattggagatagacgtgtaattagaaggatggtctaatagatacacggaattagacgtaagtctaatgtattgagaattagacgtacaatctaactcattggagttagacgtgtagtctaatagacgtgtaattacacggatggtctaatagatacacggaattagacgtaagtctaatatgttcggaattagacgtacagtctaactcatcggagttagacgtgtagtctaatatatttgtaattagacgaaTAGTTTAATTTgtgcagaattagacgtgcagtctaactcagtggagttagacgtgcagtctaatagaaagtgaaagttagatgtgcgtctaactccttcagacaagtctgaggtagaaccggaattagacgtgcagtctaactcagtggagttagacgtgtagtctaatggttattggataattagaagtgtagtctaattagtgaaagttagacgtgcgtctaactccttcagataagtctgaggtagaaccggaattagacgtgcagtctaactcagtggagttagacgtgcagtctaatggctattggataattagacgtatagtctaattagtaaaagttagacgtgcgtctaactccttcagacaagtctgaggtagaactggaattagacgtgcagtctaactcagtggagttagacgtgcagtctaatggttattgtaattagacgtgaatctaattctattagaccaggcggtctaatagacgttactATTAAAAGgagatattttatttcattagactgattttacaatccgtctaactgaaatatgtctaatgctcagtttaagaaGTATgtttgaatctagcatttcacctacgcACAtgttatagctgtaccctactcctgcttcactttctagtgaagattagtacaacagctatatgcatccaaccaaggaatgccacgtaagagaattttcctcacattacttgttttgcaggtacatctctgatggaatattcggcgcactaccagtgatgtacggccacgatccttgtgctcagaacctgatgtgtacaatggaggcttcccaatggaagagtgccacgtattaatctaaagattcgaccgttaactcctgctcagtatttaacaaatctcaaggacaacgaacaaTAAGCCTTACGAACTTAAGCGAATaaaacgaacaagcaatctgattttgctgagagagaaactactcaattattttgcttactgaattcatactgtgaagctgctttctgattgtactgtgtgtgaatcaagagagagctagaatcaaagcacctttagctgagtgatattcttcatcttgtaattgaacggaaagtgttctgttcaatagtgagctaagtgtgtgtgtaaactgtatttgattcgaatcatattatagtgaatccttccggtggttggaagaaggggtgacgtaggagagtttctccgaacatccataaacaaactactgtgttcttcatttctgtcatcttttcatatttcatcttgtgcttcaaacccaagtaaacaattccgccttgaatctgtttcaagtgtttacaaaagtttgcgtagaatagaaagcgaattaaatccctaacaggatttctttcaaaccgttttccataagccttcatccttagccagaccccagtctctatcgataaagccgatcctaacACAATCAGAATCAAAGATTATCATGCAGGTATCTGTTGtatgagaaatatgaccgttgtcatattttcactACTTAAGAGAAGGCTGAAGATCAACAATACATATACAAGACACAATACGAACAACGGACACAAGAAGTATTACATCAAGTTATAGAAccgaaaattttcaaattgttCTTGTTTACATTCTGTCTAAAGTGTTAAACTGTATTTCACTCATTTTGTGTAAGAAGTGAAAGTTGTAAGTCAATAATGAGCAGTAAATAAATCTCGGTTATTTAACGTGTTGTAAAGGGTGTttaatattcttagtgaatatccttctcaaggtttgagaagaaggggtgatgtaggagttttatctccggacatctataaatcttgtgttgtgtttcCTATCTTCTCCATACCTCCTTATTGTTGTCCGATCCGTGTGAGTGTGttgtttcaagttgaaacaaacatttccttacttgaactcggttcaagagtttgtgacaacttgcgtagtattgagaccgatattaacttTTAACCGAGTTAGTATCGCTCGtcgtgttgtgtaagcgttcgtCTAAGCTAGACCCCCCAGTCTCCCTCGGCGATCCCAGTCTTAACAAGTAGTATCAAAGCAGCTAGTCTTTATACTCAAGAACCCCGACACAAGCATGCCTTACACCGAGAAACCTCAAATGCTAGAAAGTGAAGAATTTATCGATTGGAAGATTCGGATGCATCTGTATTTGACCAgaatggatgatgaaatgatgttcgTCCTATCCGAATGTCCGATAAAGATCAACAAGGAAATAAGTGAATGGACAGCGGATGACCGAAGGAGGAACAACCTGGACAATCTCTGCAGGTGTGCTATATACAAAACGTTGGATATAAATACCTTTGCAAAAATCAGAGAATGTTCCACCGCTAAAGAAGTGTGGAAGACAATTATTCAACTTCATGAAGGGAATGAGAGAATTAGAGAGAACAAGATATTGGTGGccactcagaagtttgaaaacattaagatgCGTCCCGGGAAAACTATGAAGGAATTTGGTGACCGATTCACAAGTGTGGTAAATGAACTCTCACTCCTTgaaaagaaatatgacaacaaaGAAACAATCATCAAGGACCTAAGCTCACTTCCATGCGCATGAGATAttaagaccatggtgatgagagaataaAACAGTTTTGGTAAGATGAAGCTGCATGGAATCTTTGAAGATTTGAGAGTTTATGAATTCGAAATGAAGTCCAGAAATGAGGATAAAGGCTCAGCATCAACCACTATTAGAGCTCTGGTGACCTCTGTGGTACCGACAGCGGCTCTTGTAC containing:
- the LOC124917768 gene encoding uncharacterized protein LOC124917768, encoding MPYTEKPQMLESEEFIDWKIRMHLYLTRMDDEMMFVLSECPIKINKEISEWTADDRRRNNLDNLCRCAIYKTLDINTFAKIRECSTAKEVWKTIIQLHEGNERIRENKILVATQKFENIKMRPGKTMKEFGDRFTSVVNELSLLEKKYDNKETIIKDLSSLPCA